The window TGGGTGGTGATCAATAACGGCGGGCACGCCATGATTTATCACGGAGAGAAGACGCTTTACGGCGAGAGCTGCAGCAATCCGGTTTTCAGCCGTCCCATCGATGCGGCGGCCATGGCTGAGGCCATGGGCGCCGTGGGTTGGCGCGTCCGGCAACCGGGCGAACTCGCTCAAGCCGTCGATGAAGCCATACGGCAAGGGAAACCCGCCGTTGTTGATGTGCTGACGGATTTTTGGGAACCCCCTGCGCTCGGCGGGCGGGCGAAAACCATCAACCAAGAATTAACCGCTACTTGAATATGCCGGCGGATCTTCAGTTTTTTTCAGACCTCAACAGCCTTCAGGCGATTGCCATCGGCTATCGAAGCTCCAAGCCGCTCTTGGTGGCGCTGCATTACGATCTTTTTTCCCGGATCGCAGGAGGGTTGGATTCCTCGCGGCGATTAAGCCGCAAGCTCGGCCTTGATTTAAGAGCGCTTGAGATTTTGCTCAATGCGCTGGCGACGCTCGGATTCCTCCATAAGCGCAACGGGCGCTACGTCAACGCAACATCAGCCAAAAAATTTCTTGTCGCCGGCAGTCCGAATTATATGGGCAACATCCTCAAATATCAGGAGCTGACTTGGGACGCATGGTCTGATCTGCGGTTTGTTTTAAAGAAAGGGCAGCCCCGGCGCATGCTTCTTGATTGGATTCGCAAGAGATCGTTCACCAAAGACTATATTCGAGCCATGGGAGACGTCGCCCGCGTGCCTGCGCGCGAATTGGCCGCGCGGCTTGATTGGGCCGGCGTCGGCCGCACGCTGGATGTCGGTTGCGGAGCCGGCACATTTTCCGCGGCCTTTGTCGAGCGGAATCCCCGCGTGCGGGGCGTTTTGCTTGATTTGCCCGTGACTTTGCGCGTCACCAAAGAGCTGCTTAAGGAACACCCGCAGTTGGGTCGCCTGAGCTTTCGGGAGGCCGATTTCCTCGCCGACAGCTTCGGCTGCGAGGAGTTTGATTTGATCCTGATCTCCAACGTCACGCACGTGGAAAACGAGGCTAATAATAGACGGTTGGTTCAAAAGGCTTACCGCGCGCTTAAGCCTCAAGGCAGGCTCGTCATTCATGACTTTGTGATCGGCCCGGACCGGACAGTGCCGAGGTTTTCGGCGCTGCTTGCTCTTCATTTGCTTCTTTTTACGGGCAAAGGTTCGGTTTACACCTTGGATGAGTACCGATCCTGGATGAACAACGCCGGATTTAATAGGATCAGCGATATTTCCATTGCCAAAAACAGTCTGCATCCATCGGTTGCCATTGTTGGACAGAAATCATAGATCCCTCAGAGCCCTTATTTTCTTTTTATTATTGGCGCAGTCGGCCGGCCTGCCGCTTTGGGCAAGAGTATTGCGCGTCTGCGAAGACGTCGTCGACGACGCCATAACGCTTGATCCGCGAAAAGAATTCTCCGAGAAGAACCATACCATCATCCAGCAGATGTTCGAGGGTTTGGTGCGGCTGGATACCGATGGAAAAATCGAACCGGCGTTGGCCACAAGTTGGCGTTGGGTCGATGAACGAAGCCTGGAATTCACGCTGCGGGAGGGCGTGCGTTTCCACAACGGGGAAATTTTCGACGCGCAGGCCGTCAAATTCAGCATCGAACAGTTTGTTGATCCCAAGGTCGGTTACCCGGGGGCCGGCTTCCTCGGTTCCGTCGAGAAAGTCGTCGTTCTTGATGCCCGCCATGTCGTCCTGAAAACGAAATTCGTGGACGGCATTCTTCCGCACCGTCTCGCCGCTTTAATTACGATCATGCCTCCTCGATATATCGCAGAGCACGGAGATCAATATTTTGCCGGGCATCCCGTCGGAACCGGCCCCTTTAAGTTCGTTCAGTGGGAAAAAAACAAAGAAATTGTCCTGGCGGCCAATACGGATTATTGGCTTAAAGGTTATCCAAAATTTACGGGGCTTGTTTTTAAGTTCATTCCCGGCGATGAACAAATCAATCAATTATTAAAAGGCGAAATTGATTTGGTTACGGAAGTGCCGGGCACGGCAACGCTTGAAGTGATGAAAAGCCCCATCGTCAGGATCGTTAAGAAGGAGGGTTTTTATACGGTTGCCTCAAGTTTAAACTCCAAAACCGGTCCTTTGTCCGATCGCAGGGTGCGCCAAGCGCTCAACTATGCCGTCGATAAGAAGGACCTGATACGCTACGATTTACTGGGAAACGGCAAATCGCTCGCCACCATGACCATGCCCGGCGAGATCGGGCACAACCCCGGCTTAAAACCCTATCCTTACAATCCCAAAAAAGCTCGCCGGTTGTTGACGGATGCGGGTTATCCCGACGGTTTCCGCGTCAAGGCCCTTGTCAAGGTCAATGCGATGAGAACCATGCAAATCATCGCCAAGCAACTGGCTCGAGTCAATATTCATGTTGATATCCATCCCACCACGGATGCCGTGGCCGTGTCTGATATGCAAAAGGAATCTTGGGATTGGGTGTATGCCGGCTGCCCCGATCCGATGAGCCATTCGTTCTTCATTCACTTTATCTTTTTGTCTTCTTTGTCTCCTTTCAGCGTCAACAAGGACGCCAAGTATGACGAGCTTTTAACCAAGATGGTGGGAGCTCTCGATGAAAACGAGCAGCACAAAATAGGGATGGAACTGGATCAATATGTCCATGAGCAGGCCTTAAGCCTGTTTACCTACCAGAGGATCAAAATTTACGGCATCAGGAGGGATATCCATTTTATTCCTCCGGTTACAGGCGTACCCTATTACGTCTTCAGTCATCCTAGGGAAACGCGCGAGGAGTAGCTTGAAAAAAAAACCGGCGCCAAGGCGTTTTGGAGCGTTGACGGTGTTTCCGTTGATCCCCGCCGCCGTCCGAACTTTTTCAGCGCTGCGCCTGACCATGAAGCCCGGAGCTCAAACGCCTTCCATTTACCACAGAAAAACCAATGAATTTTTTTTCATTCTGCGAGGCAGCGCAAAAGCCAGGATTAACGGCCGGTCGGTGCGCTTTAAGAAAGGGGATTTTGCCTTCCTGCCCGCCAAAACACGTCATCAATTCGAGGCTGGGCCGGCCGGGGTGGAAGTGCTCGATATTTTCATCCCGCGATTAGATTTAGATAACCCGGACATCCGCACGGTCGAACAATGAAACTCGCCATCGGCAACGTGGAAAGCTATGCTCCGGGAACATCGATCGCTCAATTAAAAAGCGAACGCCGCGATCTTGCGGGGCGCAGGATCATCAAGCTCGCCTCC of the Elusimicrobiota bacterium genome contains:
- a CDS encoding methyltransferase domain-containing protein, whose translation is MNMPADLQFFSDLNSLQAIAIGYRSSKPLLVALHYDLFSRIAGGLDSSRRLSRKLGLDLRALEILLNALATLGFLHKRNGRYVNATSAKKFLVAGSPNYMGNILKYQELTWDAWSDLRFVLKKGQPRRMLLDWIRKRSFTKDYIRAMGDVARVPARELAARLDWAGVGRTLDVGCGAGTFSAAFVERNPRVRGVLLDLPVTLRVTKELLKEHPQLGRLSFREADFLADSFGCEEFDLILISNVTHVENEANNRRLVQKAYRALKPQGRLVIHDFVIGPDRTVPRFSALLALHLLLFTGKGSVYTLDEYRSWMNNAGFNRISDISIAKNSLHPSVAIVGQKS
- a CDS encoding cupin domain-containing protein; amino-acid sequence: MKKKPAPRRFGALTVFPLIPAAVRTFSALRLTMKPGAQTPSIYHRKTNEFFFILRGSAKARINGRSVRFKKGDFAFLPAKTRHQFEAGPAGVEVLDIFIPRLDLDNPDIRTVEQ
- a CDS encoding ABC transporter substrate-binding protein encodes the protein MAQSAGLPLWARVLRVCEDVVDDAITLDPRKEFSEKNHTIIQQMFEGLVRLDTDGKIEPALATSWRWVDERSLEFTLREGVRFHNGEIFDAQAVKFSIEQFVDPKVGYPGAGFLGSVEKVVVLDARHVVLKTKFVDGILPHRLAALITIMPPRYIAEHGDQYFAGHPVGTGPFKFVQWEKNKEIVLAANTDYWLKGYPKFTGLVFKFIPGDEQINQLLKGEIDLVTEVPGTATLEVMKSPIVRIVKKEGFYTVASSLNSKTGPLSDRRVRQALNYAVDKKDLIRYDLLGNGKSLATMTMPGEIGHNPGLKPYPYNPKKARRLLTDAGYPDGFRVKALVKVNAMRTMQIIAKQLARVNIHVDIHPTTDAVAVSDMQKESWDWVYAGCPDPMSHSFFIHFIFLSSLSPFSVNKDAKYDELLTKMVGALDENEQHKIGMELDQYVHEQALSLFTYQRIKIYGIRRDIHFIPPVTGVPYYVFSHPRETREE